Proteins found in one Haloferax litoreum genomic segment:
- a CDS encoding type IV toxin-antitoxin system AbiEi family antitoxin domain-containing protein, giving the protein MSSDDRILELIREHGNLTPQAINELGSPVPDHASRCSKLVKFGLLTRISRGLYGITDDGLCYLDEELDASTLEPVDDE; this is encoded by the coding sequence ATTTCGTCTGACGACCGAATCTTGGAGTTGATTCGGGAGCACGGGAATCTCACCCCACAGGCTATCAACGAGCTCGGTAGCCCGGTTCCAGATCACGCAAGTCGTTGTTCCAAGTTGGTCAAGTTCGGTCTCTTGACCCGAATCAGTCGTGGTCTCTACGGCATCACCGATGACGGCCTCTGCTACTTGGACGAGGAACTCGATGCCTCGACGCTGGAACCCGTCGACGACGAGTAG